GCGACAGGCCACCGGGGCCCATCATGATCAGCCGCCCGACCCGGTCGGGGTGCGAGAGCGCCAGGCGCATCGCCGTACCGCCGCCCAGGCTGTTGCCGAGCAGGTGCACCCGCTCGATGCCCAGCTGGTCGAGCAGGGCGACCACGGCGTCGGAGGCGAACCGGTAGTAGTTGCCCACCACCGACGGCTTGTCGGAGGCCCCGAAGCCCGGCTGGTCGACCAGGATCGTGCGGAACTCCTCGGCGAAGCCGGGCAGCGCCGGCCCGAAGTTCGACCACGACGAGGCGCCCGGCCCGCCGCCGTGGAGCATGACCAGCGGCAGCCGCTCGGACTTCTCCTCGGCGCGACTGTCGGCCTCGTAGTAGGCCAGGTCGATCTCGCCGGCCGCCTCGGTCCTGACCCGGACGAAGGCCTGGGCGTCCTGCTTGGTCATCGTCACGCTCAGTACATCCCCGGGTCGATCTTGTGGCCGAACTCGTGCGCGCCGAACATCTGCAGCGCCCGCTCGGGGTCGTTGGCGGCGTGGACGCGGCCCGCGTGGGCGTCGCGCCAGGCCCGCTGCAGGTAGGTGCCCTTGGTCAGGGCCCGACCACCGGAGGCCTCGAACAGCGCGTCGATGGCGTCGATGGCGCGCTGGGAGCCCAGGACCTGGTCACGCCGGACCTTCAGCCGCGTCTTGAGCGGGATCTTCTCGCCCTTGGCGACGTAGTCCTGCTCCTCACGGATGTTGTTGACCAGCAGCGCCCAGGCGGCGTCGATCTCGCTGGAGGCCCGCGCGATGCGCACGGCCGAGAACGGGTCGAGGCTGGCCTTCTCGCCGAGGTAGGCCGCACGGGTGCGCTTCTGCTGCATCTCCACGTGCTCCTCGTAGGCCCCCATGGCCATCCCGATGATCGGCGTGGTGATGGTGCCGGTGAAGATCGAGTGGAAGGGCAGCTTGTAGAGGTCGGAGGTGTTCTGCTCCTGACCCGGGCCGCGGCACTGACCGGTCTCGCCCATGGAGAGGGTGAAGGCCTCGGGGATGAACACGTCCTCGACCACGATGTCGTTGGAGCCGGTGCCGGCCAGGCCGACCATGTTCCACACGTCGACGATGGTGTACTTCTCGCGCGGGACCATGAACGTCTTGAAGTCGACGATCTGCCCCTCCTCGGTGAACACGAGCCCGCCCAGCAGCACCCACGAGCAGTGGTCGCAGCCGGAGGAGAAGCTCCACTTGCCCGAGAGGATGTAGCCGCCGTCGGTCACCGTCGCCTTGCCGGTCGGGGCGTAGGAGGAGGAGAGCCGGACGTTGGTGTCCTCGCCCCACACCGCCTGCTGCGCCTCGTCGGCGAACAGGGCGACCTGCCACGGGTGCACCCCCACGACGCTGGAGACCCAGCCGGTGGAGCCGCAGGCCGAGGCGATGTCACGCACGGCGGTGTAGAAGGCGACGGGGTCGGCCTCGTGGCCGTCGAACCGCTTGGGCTGGAGGAGCTTGAAGAAGCCGGTCTCCTCCAGCTCCTTGATGCTCGCCTCCGGGACGACGCGCAGCGCCTCGGTCTCCTCGGCGCGCTCCCTGAAGGTGGGGAGCAGGTCGCGGACGCCGTCGAGAACAGCCTGGGACATCGCACAAACTCCTGTCGGTAGAACGTGTTACTGGCAAGACTAGAACACGTTTCAGTTTTGGACCAGCACCCGTGGGTGAGAGTCGTCTCAGCGCCCTGCTCAGGCGTTGGCCGCCTGCTTGTCCTGCTCGGCCTTGAGCATCAGCGCGATGTCGATCAGCTGGTCCTCCTGGCCGCCGATCAGCTTGCGACGGCCGGCCTCGAGCAGGATCTTGGCGCCGGAGACGCCGTAGCGGTCCGCGGCGTTGCCCGCGTGCTTGAGGAAGGAGGAGTAGACGCCGGCGTACCCCATCATCAGCGTCATCCTGTTGAGCTCGCACTCCTCGGGCATGGCGGGCTTGATGACGTCCTCGGAGGCGTCGACGATCTGGAGGAAGTCGACCCCGGTGCGCCAGCCGAGCTTGTCGCACACGCCGATAAACGCCTCGAGCGGCGTGTTGCCGGCACCGGCACCGAACCGGCGGACCGACCCGTCGATCTGGGTGGCGCCGGCCCGCGCGGCGGCGACGGTGTTGGCGACCCCGAGGGCGAGGTTCTCGTGGCC
This genomic window from Nocardioides marinus contains:
- the hsaA gene encoding 3-hydroxy-9,10-secoandrosta-1,3,5(10)-triene-9,17-dione monooxygenase oxygenase subunit; the protein is MSQAVLDGVRDLLPTFRERAEETEALRVVPEASIKELEETGFFKLLQPKRFDGHEADPVAFYTAVRDIASACGSTGWVSSVVGVHPWQVALFADEAQQAVWGEDTNVRLSSSYAPTGKATVTDGGYILSGKWSFSSGCDHCSWVLLGGLVFTEEGQIVDFKTFMVPREKYTIVDVWNMVGLAGTGSNDIVVEDVFIPEAFTLSMGETGQCRGPGQEQNTSDLYKLPFHSIFTGTITTPIIGMAMGAYEEHVEMQQKRTRAAYLGEKASLDPFSAVRIARASSEIDAAWALLVNNIREEQDYVAKGEKIPLKTRLKVRRDQVLGSQRAIDAIDALFEASGGRALTKGTYLQRAWRDAHAGRVHAANDPERALQMFGAHEFGHKIDPGMY